One Gammaproteobacteria bacterium genomic region harbors:
- a CDS encoding ParB N-terminal domain-containing protein has protein sequence MNKITNTTQPIEVEWHQLDLRYQSLRIHTTSAVQRLMLSIHSYGLLVPITVVSSGIQECPWVVIDGYLRILALKALGHDLIAATVWKIDAAEALLGAYKHNKSRSWEAFEEANLLQELITTHQYSQAKLSQILGKSEAWVCHRLQLISELPCFVKEAIYQGILSSWVANRILIPFARANSQHAEQFVLYLRAKSHTSREIQSFYEQYLRSNKKIRGELAANPSVFFKIEELDKLESSGQYTELPPEHSWDRKCEQILDCLKVLDSIMPAVFYPQQTAQEQKDLQNKFHQARAKMDNLQRSLEVTTHAQTTYSRPSEAIAASG, from the coding sequence GTTCAACGTTTAATGCTCTCCATTCATTCCTATGGATTGCTTGTCCCCATCACTGTCGTTTCTTCAGGTATTCAAGAGTGTCCCTGGGTTGTTATTGATGGCTATTTACGTATTTTAGCCCTCAAGGCATTAGGGCATGATCTCATCGCAGCGACCGTATGGAAAATTGACGCTGCTGAAGCATTGCTGGGTGCCTACAAGCACAATAAATCGCGTAGTTGGGAGGCATTTGAAGAAGCGAACTTACTTCAGGAGCTCATCACAACCCATCAATATTCTCAAGCAAAACTCTCACAGATACTTGGAAAAAGTGAAGCTTGGGTATGTCACCGCTTGCAGCTCATTTCAGAACTACCTTGCTTTGTGAAAGAGGCGATTTACCAGGGTATTTTATCAAGTTGGGTGGCTAACCGAATCTTGATACCCTTTGCGCGCGCAAATTCTCAACATGCCGAACAATTTGTTCTTTATTTAAGGGCCAAGTCTCACACAAGTCGGGAAATTCAATCTTTTTATGAACAATACTTGCGTTCAAACAAAAAAATACGTGGAGAATTAGCAGCAAACCCCTCTGTTTTTTTTAAGATAGAAGAGCTCGACAAGCTCGAATCTTCAGGCCAGTACACAGAGCTTCCCCCTGAGCATAGCTGGGATAGAAAATGCGAGCAAATCCTGGATTGTTTAAAGGTTCTTGATTCCATCATGCCAGCCGTCTTTTATCCGCAGCAAACAGCGCAAGAACAGAAAGATTTACAAAACAAGTTCCATCAGGCACGTGCCAAAATGGATAATTTACAACGCTCACTGGAGGTAACAACCCATGCACAAACCACCTACAGCAGACCTAGTGAAGCAATTGCTGCATCTGGGTAA